Proteins encoded in a region of the Schaalia hyovaginalis genome:
- a CDS encoding ABC transporter permease — translation MSRRTMFWRMVMSSIIRRRSRVLIAILAVAIGATTLSGLATIAIDVPAQMAREVRSYGANLVVSPGPGAASLDEAALAAVERAVPKDLLVGSAAFEYATVLINDQPFIAAGSDLASVRAMNPYWFVEGAWPGGDGEVLIGEEIAQTIGANPGDRILVSALLDPKRDPAGQSSRAQKDEPLSLLVSGVLKTGGNEDGYMYTGSADIQGITGAEPAPSIVEYSIAAESERLAQIAQSIESGAQDVSARVVKRLAASDSGVLDMLRSLLAIITGIVLALTMIGVSTTMVAVVAERRTEIGLRKALGASSRSVIVEFVGESALLGLVGGCFGALFGYALASGVALNVFHRSVDAPVLILVITVLASIGVSVLACLPPVRRAAAIDPALVLRGE, via the coding sequence ATGAGCCGTCGCACGATGTTCTGGCGGATGGTCATGTCCTCGATCATCCGTAGGCGCTCCCGGGTCCTCATCGCGATCCTCGCGGTCGCGATCGGCGCGACCACCCTGTCGGGCCTGGCGACGATCGCCATCGACGTCCCCGCGCAGATGGCCCGGGAAGTCCGCTCCTACGGGGCGAATCTCGTCGTCTCCCCGGGCCCGGGCGCCGCCTCGCTCGACGAAGCGGCCCTGGCCGCGGTCGAGCGCGCCGTCCCGAAGGACCTCCTCGTCGGCTCCGCCGCCTTCGAATACGCGACCGTTCTCATCAACGACCAGCCCTTCATCGCCGCGGGGAGCGACCTGGCCTCGGTCCGCGCCATGAACCCCTACTGGTTCGTCGAGGGCGCCTGGCCCGGCGGCGACGGGGAAGTCCTCATCGGGGAGGAGATCGCGCAGACCATCGGCGCGAACCCCGGCGACCGGATCCTCGTCTCCGCCCTCCTCGACCCGAAGCGGGACCCGGCCGGGCAGTCATCGCGGGCCCAGAAGGACGAGCCCCTCTCCCTCCTGGTCTCCGGCGTCCTCAAAACCGGCGGCAACGAGGACGGCTACATGTACACGGGCTCCGCCGACATTCAAGGGATCACCGGGGCCGAACCCGCCCCGAGCATCGTCGAGTACTCGATCGCCGCGGAGTCCGAGCGCCTCGCCCAGATCGCCCAGTCCATCGAGAGCGGGGCGCAGGACGTCTCGGCGCGCGTCGTCAAACGCCTCGCCGCCTCCGACTCGGGGGTGCTCGACATGCTGCGCTCCCTGCTCGCGATCATCACGGGAATCGTCCTCGCCCTCACGATGATCGGCGTCTCGACGACGATGGTCGCCGTCGTCGCCGAACGCCGGACCGAGATCGGCCTCCGCAAGGCCCTCGGCGCCTCGTCGCGCTCCGTCATCGTCGAATTCGTCGGGGAGAGCGCGCTGCTCGGACTCGTAGGGGGCTGCTTCGGCGCCCTGTTCGGCTACGCCCTCGCATCCGGCGTCGCCCTCAACGTGTTCCACCGCAGCGTCGACGCGCCGGTCCTGATCCTCGTCATCACCGTCCTCGCCTCCATCGGCGTCTCCGTCCTCGCCTGCCTGCCCCCGGTGAGACGGGCCGCCGCCATCGATCCGGCCCTCGTCCTGCGCGGAGAATGA
- a CDS encoding ABC transporter ATP-binding protein gives MTEEERTRPLLDLRGVSKIYGDLHAIDEISLQVPRGQWLSIVGPSGSGKTTLMNIVGCMDTPSRGTVLLDGHDISDLTRDELTEIRRDTIGLVFQQFHLIGHLSALENVMVAQYYHSMPDEAEAMEALDRVGLADRASHLPRQLSGGEQQRVCVARALINYPKLILADEPTGNLDERNEEIVLDLFGQLHREGTTLMVVTHDARVAGCGQREIALEHGRVLKETLHEQDRPFRATGKDKAALR, from the coding sequence ATGACTGAAGAAGAACGGACTCGTCCCCTCCTCGACCTGCGGGGGGTGTCGAAGATCTACGGGGACCTCCACGCGATCGACGAGATCAGCCTGCAGGTCCCCCGGGGCCAATGGCTCTCGATCGTCGGCCCCTCGGGCTCGGGGAAGACGACCTTGATGAACATCGTCGGCTGCATGGACACCCCCTCGCGGGGGACGGTCCTGCTCGACGGGCACGACATCTCCGACCTCACCCGCGATGAGCTCACCGAGATCCGGCGCGACACGATCGGCCTCGTCTTCCAGCAGTTCCATCTCATCGGCCACCTCAGCGCCCTCGAGAACGTCATGGTCGCCCAGTACTACCACTCGATGCCCGACGAGGCCGAGGCCATGGAGGCCCTCGACCGAGTCGGCCTGGCCGATCGGGCCTCCCATCTTCCCCGTCAGCTCTCCGGCGGCGAGCAGCAGCGGGTGTGCGTCGCGCGCGCCCTCATCAACTACCCGAAGCTCATCCTCGCCGACGAACCGACCGGCAACCTCGACGAGAGGAACGAGGAGATCGTCCTCGACCTCTTCGGCCAGCTCCACCGCGAGGGGACGACCCTCATGGTCGTCACCCACGACGCCCGGGTCGCGGGCTGCGGCCAGCGGGAGATCGCCCTCGAGCACGGCAGGGTCCTCAAGGAGACTCTGCACGAGCAGGACCGCCCCTTCAGGGCGACCGGAAAGGACAAGGCCGCACTGCGATGA
- a CDS encoding FMN-binding protein produces MRNALGIGAVGLGAMMLAACSPSYTIDMSVPMRDGEWSARSNPDDQGAVGVITISVEGGDITKTVYETKRADGSDKDGEYGKDSSGQVFNEDYYARAQKAVESFARYSQQLTDEDDPSKVDVISGATVAHSQFMQAAIRAISAAQGVEDAGADRIDIPGLKDSTGEGDPGLDEDLGGTGKQG; encoded by the coding sequence ATGAGGAACGCTTTGGGGATCGGGGCCGTCGGACTGGGCGCGATGATGCTCGCGGCCTGCTCGCCCTCGTACACGATCGACATGTCGGTGCCGATGAGGGACGGGGAGTGGAGCGCGCGTTCGAATCCGGACGATCAGGGCGCCGTCGGGGTCATCACGATCAGCGTCGAGGGCGGCGACATCACGAAGACCGTCTACGAGACGAAGCGCGCCGACGGCTCGGACAAGGACGGCGAGTACGGGAAGGACTCGTCGGGCCAGGTGTTCAACGAGGACTATTACGCCCGGGCGCAGAAGGCGGTCGAGTCCTTCGCCCGCTACTCCCAGCAGCTCACCGATGAGGACGACCCCTCGAAGGTTGATGTCATCTCCGGTGCGACCGTCGCGCACAGCCAGTTCATGCAGGCCGCAATCCGGGCGATCAGCGCCGCCCAGGGGGTCGAGGACGCCGGCGCCGACCGCATCGACATCCCCGGTCTGAAGGACTCGACGGGCGAGGGGGACCCGGGGCTCGACGAGGACCTCGGCGGGACCGGGAAGCAGGGGTGA
- a CDS encoding FAD:protein FMN transferase yields the protein MGALIDLSLPLAGGESDWRFSFPAMGTRIDVAGRGGDPAAIARDSCALVAELESLWSVFRSDSDVSRINASTDWCPVDRRSDALLRDAVELSEASGGAFSPLVGALVELWGLKGARSPGAGGARPAPTPSDEEVERAVRACDPSRLHRDSRGRWRIAGDEGPRPRLDLGGIAKGETADRLRDAAASAGAEGVLVSVGTSSIAVHGSRRDGSAWRVGLRDPEGPEDSWGSRVDLARGSLSTSGALLPGAASPFARHILDPRSGRFASSGIRQATVMCASGVLAEVLSTALVVGGADCVDEEAVRRWAQERGVGCGWEFVLMTSEGPVRSGGAPWAPRSD from the coding sequence ATGGGGGCGCTCATCGATCTGTCCCTCCCCCTGGCGGGGGGCGAGTCCGATTGGCGATTCTCCTTCCCCGCGATGGGGACGCGCATCGATGTTGCGGGCCGGGGCGGTGATCCCGCCGCGATCGCCCGCGACTCCTGCGCGCTCGTCGCCGAACTGGAATCCCTGTGGTCCGTCTTCCGCAGTGATTCGGATGTCTCCCGCATCAATGCGAGTACCGACTGGTGCCCGGTGGACCGGCGCAGCGACGCGCTCCTCCGTGACGCCGTGGAGCTGTCGGAGGCGAGCGGCGGCGCCTTCTCGCCCCTGGTCGGAGCGCTCGTCGAGCTCTGGGGCCTCAAAGGAGCGCGGAGCCCCGGGGCCGGGGGTGCCCGGCCCGCGCCGACGCCCTCGGATGAGGAGGTCGAGCGGGCCGTGCGGGCCTGCGATCCCTCGCGTCTTCACAGGGATTCGAGGGGGCGTTGGCGCATCGCCGGGGATGAGGGGCCGCGGCCCCGCCTCGATCTGGGCGGCATCGCGAAGGGGGAGACGGCTGATCGTCTCCGGGACGCGGCGGCGAGTGCGGGCGCGGAGGGGGTCCTCGTCTCCGTGGGCACCTCCTCGATCGCGGTTCACGGCTCGCGCAGGGACGGGTCCGCCTGGCGCGTGGGCCTGCGCGATCCCGAAGGGCCCGAGGATTCATGGGGCAGTCGTGTCGATCTCGCCCGGGGCTCCCTGTCCACTTCGGGAGCACTGCTCCCCGGGGCCGCCTCCCCCTTCGCCCGGCACATCCTCGATCCGCGCTCGGGGCGTTTCGCGTCTTCGGGGATCCGCCAGGCGACGGTGATGTGCGCCTCGGGGGTTCTGGCGGAGGTGCTCTCGACGGCCCTCGTCGTCGGGGGCGCCGATTGCGTCGATGAGGAGGCGGTCCGCCGCTGGGCGCAGGAGCGGGGGGTCGGGTGCGGATGGGAGTTCGTCCTCATGACCTCCGAAGGCCCCGTGCGCTCCGGCGGGGCGCCTTGGGCTCCTCGGAGCGACTGA
- a CDS encoding FeoA family protein, with product MLSKCPRNSHGRLVRIDVDPAHRLRLQELGLRPGTEFYLANRAAFGGVVLNIAGTRVAVDARSAKRIDVEVAA from the coding sequence ATGCTCTCGAAGTGCCCCAGGAACAGCCACGGCCGTCTCGTGCGGATCGACGTCGACCCCGCGCACAGGCTCCGCCTCCAGGAACTCGGACTGCGACCGGGCACGGAGTTCTACCTCGCCAACCGCGCCGCCTTCGGCGGCGTCGTCCTCAACATCGCCGGCACCCGCGTCGCGGTCGATGCACGCTCCGCGAAGCGCATCGACGTGGAGGTCGCCGCATGA